One Candidatus Eisenbacteria bacterium genomic window, CGCTTTCTTGCTCTTCGGCTGGAGGGTCTTAGGAAAGATGCACCGCGTCCCGGACGAATACCCCGGATTTCTCGAAAGAAAGTTCAGGCAGTTATTGAGGCCACACTGCACACGAAACCATCCAATGCCACGCACTGGAGTACGCGCACGATGGCGAGAGCCCAGGGGCTCAGCGAGGCCACCATACGGCGCATATGGAGGAGCCATAACC contains:
- a CDS encoding helix-turn-helix domain-containing protein; the encoded protein is MIVSRTAAPILLSPEERATLDGWARGRSLPLRLVERAKIIGMAAEGMQSQDIAHELGVSRPTVQLWRQRFLALRLEGLRKDAPRPGRIPRISRKKVQAVIEATLHTKPSNATHWSTRTMARAQGLSEATIRRIWRSHN